One Saccharopolyspora erythraea NRRL 2338 genomic region harbors:
- a CDS encoding U32 family peptidase, giving the protein MPQGDAAATSAKRFPDGAQYRVEIPSTEGPEVLEAVLDEAVRRDVVVHRVSQGSGAMLLTDGELRGMAVSAAGRSVELSLFARPLAGWDTGAMALAPGGGPVAAQARGTEQLVHVLEDVRRTAEAGIRSVLITDLGVLEVAAKMRAQGDLPPEMRFKISVQMGPANPVSVRIAEDLGADSYNVPTDLSAGQLASIRAVTDLRLDVYVESPDDMGGFVRHHEIAEIVRVAAPVYVKFGLRNAPNIYPGGTHLTSTAVALARERVRRAQIGLGLLDRYAPEAKASPLPADDLAVPRP; this is encoded by the coding sequence ATGCCCCAGGGCGATGCGGCCGCGACGAGCGCGAAGCGCTTCCCCGACGGAGCGCAGTACCGGGTGGAGATCCCGAGCACCGAAGGCCCCGAGGTGCTCGAGGCGGTGCTCGACGAGGCGGTGCGCCGAGACGTCGTGGTGCACCGCGTCTCCCAGGGCAGCGGCGCAATGCTGCTCACCGACGGCGAACTGCGCGGCATGGCCGTCTCGGCCGCCGGACGTTCGGTCGAGCTGAGCCTGTTCGCCAGGCCGCTGGCGGGCTGGGACACCGGTGCGATGGCACTGGCACCCGGGGGCGGCCCGGTCGCCGCGCAGGCGCGTGGCACCGAGCAGCTCGTCCACGTGCTCGAGGACGTCCGCCGGACCGCCGAGGCCGGGATCCGGTCCGTGCTGATCACCGACCTCGGCGTGCTGGAGGTGGCGGCGAAGATGCGCGCGCAGGGCGACCTCCCGCCCGAAATGCGGTTCAAGATCAGCGTTCAGATGGGGCCGGCCAACCCGGTCTCCGTGCGCATCGCCGAGGACCTCGGCGCCGACAGCTACAACGTGCCGACCGACCTCAGCGCCGGCCAGCTGGCGTCGATCCGCGCGGTCACCGACCTGCGGCTGGACGTCTACGTCGAGTCACCCGACGACATGGGCGGGTTCGTCCGCCACCACGAGATCGCCGAGATCGTGCGGGTGGCCGCTCCCGTGTACGTCAAGTTCGGCCTGCGCAACGCCCCGAACATCTACCCCGGCGGAACGCACCTGACGTCCACGGCGGTGGCGCTGGCCCGGGAGCGGGTGCGCCGCGCCCAGATCGGCCTCGGCCTGCTCGACCGCTACGCGCCCGAGGCGAAGGCGTCGCCCCTGCCGGCCGACGACCTGGCCGTCCCGCGCCCGTGA
- a CDS encoding sodium:solute symporter family protein: MHTLADGLRLSMNWLDNLILVIYFAVVLGIAFAAKRSVNNSLDFFLSGRSLPAWVTGLAFVSANLGATEILGMAANGAQYGAYTVHWYLIGAIPAMVFLGLVMMPFYYNSKVRSVPEFLLLRFSRSSHLLSAVIFAVASVLIAGVNLYALAIVLRALLGWPLPLSIVVAGVFVLAYIVIGGLSSAIYNEVLQFFVIVAALVPLTVLGLVRVGGVDGFVDKVVAGPGADFLTAWGGTGFGQDNPLGANWLTITLGLGFAVSFGYWTTNFAEVQRSLSARNLSAARRTPLIAAFPKMFIPLIVVLPGIIALLVEPTIGQAGSGYDYNDAIPLLMRDLLPSGVLGLAVTGLMASFMAGMAANVSSFNTVFTTDIWQAYIRPRMPDAHYLRVGRVITAVGVLVGMGTAFIAASFSNIMNYMQTLFSFFNVPLFATFILALFWKRMTAKAGFWGLLLGTLAPISFYLAYKGGFVPISTDQGANMISSIIAFAVDVAVSVPIALATAPKTDAELEGLVYSRAVARGAGEAAPGDGAWYRRPALLGWSAMVLAALCYVPFSL; the protein is encoded by the coding sequence ATGCACACACTTGCCGACGGCTTGCGCCTGTCGATGAACTGGCTGGACAACCTGATCCTGGTCATCTACTTCGCCGTGGTGCTGGGAATCGCCTTCGCGGCGAAGCGAAGCGTCAACAACAGCCTGGACTTCTTCCTGTCCGGGCGGTCCCTGCCGGCGTGGGTGACCGGGCTGGCCTTCGTCTCGGCGAACCTCGGCGCTACCGAGATCCTGGGCATGGCCGCCAACGGCGCCCAGTACGGCGCCTACACCGTGCACTGGTACCTGATCGGCGCGATCCCGGCGATGGTGTTCCTGGGCCTGGTGATGATGCCGTTCTACTACAACTCGAAGGTGCGCAGCGTCCCGGAGTTCCTGCTGCTGCGGTTCAGCCGGTCCTCGCACCTGCTCAGCGCCGTCATCTTCGCCGTCGCCTCCGTGCTGATCGCGGGCGTGAACCTGTACGCGCTGGCCATCGTCCTGCGCGCGCTGCTCGGATGGCCGCTGCCGCTGTCGATCGTGGTCGCCGGGGTGTTCGTGCTGGCCTACATCGTCATCGGCGGACTGTCCTCGGCGATCTACAACGAGGTCCTGCAGTTCTTCGTCATCGTGGCCGCGCTGGTTCCGCTGACGGTGCTGGGACTGGTGCGCGTCGGCGGCGTGGACGGGTTCGTCGACAAGGTGGTCGCCGGTCCCGGTGCGGACTTCCTGACCGCGTGGGGCGGCACCGGCTTCGGGCAGGACAACCCGCTCGGCGCGAACTGGCTGACCATCACCCTGGGGCTCGGGTTCGCGGTGTCCTTCGGCTACTGGACGACGAACTTCGCCGAAGTGCAGCGCTCCCTGTCGGCCAGGAACCTCTCGGCGGCCAGGAGAACTCCGCTGATCGCGGCGTTCCCGAAGATGTTCATCCCGCTGATCGTGGTGCTGCCCGGGATCATCGCGCTGCTGGTGGAGCCGACGATCGGGCAGGCGGGCAGCGGCTACGACTACAACGACGCGATCCCGCTGCTGATGCGCGACCTGCTGCCCAGCGGCGTGCTCGGGCTCGCGGTGACCGGCCTGATGGCCTCCTTCATGGCGGGCATGGCCGCGAACGTGTCGAGCTTCAACACGGTGTTCACCACCGACATCTGGCAGGCCTACATCAGGCCCCGCATGCCCGACGCCCACTACCTGCGGGTCGGGCGGGTCATCACCGCCGTGGGCGTGCTGGTCGGCATGGGCACGGCGTTCATCGCCGCGTCGTTCAGCAACATCATGAACTACATGCAGACCCTGTTCTCGTTCTTCAACGTCCCGCTGTTCGCGACGTTCATCCTCGCGCTGTTCTGGAAGCGCATGACAGCGAAGGCCGGGTTCTGGGGGCTGCTGCTGGGAACTCTCGCGCCGATTTCCTTCTACCTGGCCTACAAGGGCGGGTTCGTGCCGATCAGCACCGACCAGGGCGCGAACATGATCTCCTCGATCATCGCCTTCGCGGTGGACGTCGCGGTCAGCGTGCCGATCGCGCTCGCGACCGCGCCCAAGACGGACGCGGAGCTGGAGGGCCTGGTCTACAGCCGGGCGGTCGCGCGCGGCGCCGGGGAAGCGGCGCCCGGCGACGGCGCCTGGTACCGGCGGCCGGCGCTGCTGGGGTGGAGCGCCATGGTGCTCGCCGCGCTCTGCTACGTCCCGTTCTCGTTGTGA
- a CDS encoding LacI family DNA-binding transcriptional regulator encodes MVRRSGGTSEPEPLPAGRPPSLADVAALAGVSHMTVSRVVNGAGPVRADTRRRVLDAIDHLGYRPNSLARGLATGRSRTLGVVALDSVLYGPASTLFGVENAAREAGYGVSVASVSAPERSLIVDAVDSLRRQGVEGAVVIAPHVAAGRALETAPRDVPLVAVADTDEAPVPVVAVDQRDGARRATEHLLALGHETVWHIAGPHGWLETQVREEGWRAVLSGRGAAEPPVLRGDWSPRSGYEIGKELIGRDGADAVFVANDQMALGLLRALSEAGRRVPDDVRVAGFDDVPEAAYFSPPLTTVRQDFLSLGRKTFERLLGRIEGRETPARSVVPAELIVRESTGMRKR; translated from the coding sequence GTGGTCAGGCGGTCTGGCGGCACGTCCGAGCCGGAGCCTCTCCCGGCGGGGCGGCCGCCCTCGCTCGCCGATGTGGCGGCGCTGGCCGGGGTGTCGCACATGACGGTGTCCCGGGTGGTCAACGGTGCGGGCCCGGTGCGCGCCGACACCCGTCGCCGGGTGCTGGACGCGATCGACCACCTCGGGTACCGGCCGAACTCCCTCGCTCGCGGGCTGGCCACGGGCCGGTCGCGAACCCTGGGCGTCGTCGCGCTCGACTCGGTCCTCTACGGGCCGGCGAGCACGCTGTTCGGGGTCGAGAACGCCGCGCGGGAGGCGGGCTACGGCGTGTCGGTCGCCAGCGTCAGCGCTCCCGAGCGGTCCCTGATCGTCGACGCCGTGGACAGCCTGCGCCGGCAGGGCGTCGAGGGGGCGGTGGTCATCGCGCCGCACGTCGCGGCAGGACGTGCGCTGGAGACCGCTCCCCGCGACGTTCCGCTCGTCGCGGTGGCCGACACCGACGAGGCGCCGGTGCCGGTGGTGGCGGTGGACCAGCGCGACGGTGCGCGCCGGGCGACCGAGCACCTGCTGGCGCTCGGGCACGAGACGGTGTGGCACATCGCGGGCCCGCACGGCTGGCTGGAGACGCAGGTGCGAGAAGAGGGCTGGCGCGCCGTGCTCTCCGGTCGCGGTGCGGCCGAACCTCCGGTGCTGCGCGGGGACTGGAGCCCGCGGTCCGGTTACGAGATCGGGAAGGAGCTGATCGGCCGCGACGGGGCTGACGCGGTGTTCGTGGCCAACGACCAGATGGCGCTCGGCCTGCTGCGCGCGCTGTCGGAGGCGGGGAGGAGGGTTCCCGACGACGTGCGCGTCGCCGGGTTCGACGACGTCCCCGAAGCGGCCTACTTCTCGCCGCCGCTCACCACGGTGCGGCAGGACTTCCTCTCCCTGGGCCGCAAGACCTTCGAACGGTTGCTCGGCCGGATCGAGGGCCGGGAGACGCCCGCGCGTTCGGTGGTGCCGGCAGAGCTGATCGTGCGCGAAAGCACGGGAATGCGGAAACGCTGA
- a CDS encoding GntR family transcriptional regulator: protein MAEEALHSLDRKTLRERALVALRSAILSGHYRPGDHLGEVEIASRLSISRGTVREALRHLQQEGLVTPGMRGMLRVRSLSREQVHELFRVRGALEGLAVAEIVQSPRHANAVAELTAALEKLEAGNDDLPERIEADLSFHALLCELSGNSVLLDTWRHLEGPIRVVVMSAAVENRSTLMSAAHHRPIVEAIERGDAEGATAVLKEHMSAAVELLTSTN from the coding sequence GTGGCGGAAGAGGCATTGCACAGTCTGGATCGCAAGACGCTGCGCGAGCGCGCACTGGTGGCACTTCGTTCGGCGATCCTCTCCGGGCACTACCGCCCGGGCGACCACCTCGGCGAGGTCGAGATCGCCTCACGGCTCTCCATCAGCCGCGGGACCGTGCGCGAGGCACTGCGCCACCTCCAGCAGGAAGGCCTGGTCACGCCGGGCATGCGCGGAATGCTGCGCGTGCGCAGCCTTTCCCGCGAGCAGGTGCACGAACTGTTCCGCGTGCGCGGCGCGCTCGAGGGCCTGGCGGTCGCCGAGATCGTCCAGTCGCCGAGGCACGCGAACGCCGTCGCGGAGCTGACCGCCGCGCTCGAGAAGCTGGAAGCCGGCAACGACGACCTGCCCGAGCGGATCGAGGCCGACCTGTCCTTCCACGCGCTGCTGTGCGAGCTGTCCGGCAACTCCGTGCTGCTGGACACCTGGCGCCACCTCGAAGGCCCGATCCGGGTCGTGGTGATGAGCGCGGCCGTCGAGAATCGCAGCACGCTCATGTCCGCGGCCCACCACCGCCCGATCGTCGAGGCGATCGAGCGCGGCGACGCCGAGGGCGCGACAGCCGTGCTCAAGGAGCACATGTCCGCCGCGGTCGAACTGTTGACCAGCACGAACTAG
- a CDS encoding transketolase: protein MPLSDRIRALREAARRIRLHALNMGEVQGQGYIAQALGVADILAVVYSDQLRHRPEDPEWPERDRFLLSIGHYAIALYAALAEAGVLDVEELETYGSDGSRLPMSGMASYTPGMEISGGSLGHGLGVATGMAIGLRHQRNPARVFNLLSDGELDEGSTWEAALAATHHGLDNLTAIVDVNALQADGPTAGVLRTEPVADKWRAFGWHALRVDGNDVAALVAALDELREHRGSPSVLVCDTQVGRGVPFLEAREKAHFMRVEEHEWQLAREQLEEVGA from the coding sequence ATGCCGTTGTCTGATCGAATTCGAGCGCTGCGAGAGGCCGCCCGCCGCATCCGGCTGCACGCGCTCAACATGGGCGAGGTGCAGGGGCAGGGATACATCGCCCAGGCCCTCGGTGTCGCCGACATCCTGGCGGTCGTGTACTCGGACCAGCTCCGCCACCGCCCCGAGGATCCGGAGTGGCCCGAGCGCGACCGGTTCCTGCTCTCCATCGGCCACTACGCGATCGCCCTGTACGCGGCGCTGGCCGAGGCCGGTGTCCTCGACGTCGAGGAGCTGGAGACCTACGGGTCGGACGGTTCGCGGCTGCCCATGTCGGGAATGGCCAGCTACACCCCCGGCATGGAGATCTCCGGCGGCTCACTGGGGCACGGCCTGGGCGTGGCCACCGGGATGGCGATCGGCCTGCGCCACCAGCGGAACCCGGCGCGGGTGTTCAACCTGCTCTCCGACGGCGAGCTCGACGAGGGCTCGACGTGGGAGGCGGCCCTCGCCGCCACGCACCACGGTCTGGACAACCTGACCGCGATCGTCGACGTCAACGCCCTGCAGGCGGACGGCCCGACCGCCGGCGTGCTGCGCACCGAGCCGGTCGCCGACAAGTGGCGGGCCTTCGGGTGGCACGCGCTGCGCGTCGACGGCAACGACGTCGCCGCGCTGGTCGCCGCGCTCGACGAGCTGCGAGAGCACCGCGGTTCCCCGTCGGTGCTCGTCTGCGACACGCAGGTCGGGCGAGGCGTGCCTTTCCTGGAGGCACGGGAGAAAGCGCACTTCATGCGGGTCGAAGAGCACGAGTGGCAGCTCGCTCGCGAACAACTCGAGGAGGTCGGGGCATGA
- a CDS encoding transketolase family protein, whose protein sequence is MTTTGRRLTTSAMIASFVDEGQKTTSAPFGHALSRLAEQRPEVVGLSADLAKYTDMHIFREAHPDRFFQMGMAEQAMLGAAAGMAEVGLVPFASTYSVFATRRAYDFLCLDIAEPGLNVNVVGGLPGLTTGYGPSHQATEDLAILRGMPGLTIVDPCDSVDIEQAVPALADAPGPTYLRLLRGSVATVLDEYDYRFELGKAAELRTGRDVLMISTGLMTMRALTAAAELENDHVDVAVLHVPTIKPLDREAILRETAGDRLVVTLENHTVVGGLAESVASCLAFAGAGVRIVPIGLPDEFLAAGALPTLHDRYGLSVPEIKKRVLAELS, encoded by the coding sequence ATGACGACCACCGGCAGGAGGCTCACCACCTCGGCCATGATCGCGTCCTTCGTGGACGAAGGGCAGAAGACGACCAGCGCACCCTTCGGGCACGCCCTGTCGCGGCTGGCCGAGCAGCGGCCGGAAGTCGTGGGCCTGTCCGCGGACCTGGCCAAGTACACCGACATGCACATCTTCCGGGAGGCCCACCCCGACCGGTTCTTCCAGATGGGCATGGCCGAACAGGCGATGCTGGGCGCGGCGGCCGGGATGGCCGAGGTGGGGCTGGTGCCCTTCGCCTCGACCTACTCGGTGTTCGCCACCCGCCGCGCCTACGACTTCCTGTGCCTGGACATCGCCGAGCCCGGGCTGAACGTCAACGTCGTGGGCGGTCTGCCCGGCCTCACCACCGGGTACGGCCCGAGCCACCAGGCGACCGAGGACCTGGCGATCCTGCGCGGCATGCCGGGGCTGACCATCGTGGACCCGTGCGACTCGGTCGACATCGAACAGGCGGTGCCCGCGCTGGCCGACGCGCCGGGGCCGACCTACCTGCGGCTGCTGCGCGGTTCGGTAGCGACCGTGCTCGACGAGTACGACTACCGCTTCGAGCTCGGCAAGGCAGCGGAGCTGCGGACCGGCCGCGACGTGCTGATGATCTCCACGGGGCTGATGACCATGCGCGCCCTGACCGCGGCCGCGGAGCTGGAGAACGACCACGTCGACGTGGCGGTGCTGCACGTGCCGACGATCAAGCCGCTGGACCGCGAGGCGATCCTGCGGGAGACGGCCGGGGACCGCCTCGTGGTGACGCTGGAGAACCACACCGTCGTCGGCGGCCTGGCCGAGTCGGTGGCGTCCTGCCTGGCCTTCGCCGGAGCCGGCGTGCGCATCGTGCCGATCGGGCTCCCCGACGAGTTCCTCGCCGCGGGCGCGTTGCCCACGCTGCACGACCGCTACGGGCTGTCGGTGCCCGAGATCAAGAAGCGCGTGCTCGCAGAGCTTTCCTGA
- a CDS encoding class I SAM-dependent methyltransferase, with translation MGVAIFAQWISNATVAFTFPILISALGSNPFLILAVINVATFVFLVKYHPETRGPALVNLSLLPPGELVRAGEWKKPADRVAGPDLAVTSVDSFLLPLEPTGFPRSGVRRTRTKSLVRRLLSTSVGGSRAGVEWEFRAEQLFLMTDARAGGRSHARRAVRQSTRQLRAEVVGRAVLREKLLEGLRGRVIEIGAGQGLNFIHYPPGVAELLAVEPDDVLREFAAGAARVARIPVDVVAGEATALPAADASRDAAVVSLLLCTVPSPERVLAEVRRCLRPGGELRFYEHVRAPGRVAPYVQDAATPLWMRCFRGCHPNRDAESAIRRAGFDIVEIERFNVGTTPLNPAAPHILGRAIRG, from the coding sequence ATGGGCGTGGCGATCTTCGCGCAGTGGATCAGCAACGCCACCGTGGCGTTCACCTTCCCCATCCTCATCAGCGCGCTCGGTAGCAACCCCTTCCTCATCCTCGCGGTGATAAACGTCGCGACGTTCGTATTCCTGGTGAAGTACCACCCGGAGACGCGGGGACCGGCGTTGGTGAACTTGTCGTTGTTGCCGCCTGGCGAACTCGTTCGTGCGGGGGAGTGGAAGAAACCGGCAGACCGTGTTGCTGGTCCGGACCTTGCAGTCACTTCCGTCGATTCGTTTCTGCTTCCCCTTGAACCGACTGGTTTTCCGCGGTCCGGTGTGCGGAGAACCAGGACCAAGTCCCTTGTCCGACGGTTGCTTTCCACTAGCGTTGGCGGCAGCAGAGCCGGTGTCGAGTGGGAATTTCGCGCGGAGCAGTTGTTTCTGATGACGGACGCACGCGCTGGGGGTCGTTCACATGCGCGTCGTGCCGTGCGCCAGAGTACGCGGCAGCTCCGCGCCGAGGTAGTGGGCCGGGCGGTTCTCCGGGAGAAGCTGCTGGAGGGCCTGCGGGGCAGGGTGATCGAGATCGGCGCCGGCCAGGGGCTGAACTTCATCCACTACCCGCCGGGCGTGGCGGAGTTGCTCGCGGTGGAACCGGACGACGTGCTGCGCGAGTTCGCCGCGGGTGCGGCCAGGGTCGCGCGCATCCCCGTCGATGTCGTGGCGGGAGAGGCCACCGCACTGCCGGCGGCGGACGCGTCGCGGGACGCCGCCGTCGTGAGCCTTCTGTTGTGCACGGTTCCGTCTCCCGAACGAGTCCTGGCCGAGGTGCGCCGCTGTCTGCGACCGGGCGGTGAACTGCGCTTCTACGAACACGTCCGGGCGCCGGGCCGCGTGGCACCCTACGTGCAGGACGCCGCCACCCCGCTGTGGATGCGCTGCTTCCGGGGGTGCCACCCCAACCGCGACGCGGAGTCGGCCATCCGCCGGGCGGGCTTCGACATCGTCGAGATCGAGCGCTTCAACGTCGGCACGACACCGCTCAACCCGGCGGCACCTCACATCCTCGGGCGGGCGATCCGGGGCTGA
- a CDS encoding substrate-binding domain-containing protein yields the protein MRSYPRAAAQSRGAPPAPRATARAFTTGRQDAARLAELAVDAVLDRLEAGRTEARKVTLAPRLIVRGTTAPPA from the coding sequence ATGAGGTCGTATCCGCGCGCCGCGGCGCAGAGTAGAGGTGCTCCACCAGCTCCACGTGCAACGGCTCGCGCATTCACCACGGGGCGCCAGGACGCGGCCCGGCTGGCCGAGCTCGCGGTCGATGCGGTGCTCGACCGGCTGGAAGCCGGGCGCACCGAAGCCAGGAAGGTGACGCTGGCACCGCGGCTCATCGTGCGCGGCACGACGGCCCCTCCGGCTTGA
- a CDS encoding NADH:flavin oxidoreductase/NADH oxidase — protein sequence MSALFTPFTLRSLEIPNRVWMSPMCMYSAAADGEDVGAPTDFHLAHLASRAVGGAGLVVVEATGVRADGRISPWDLGLWNDRQQQAFTRVTDAIRSHGSVPAIQLAHAGRKASVDKPWRGNQPLSEDGGGWQPVGPSAEPFAHHPVPHELTAEEIQQLVRDFAESARRALAAGFQVVELHGAHGYLIHSFLSPVSNKRTDAYGGSLENRLRFPLEVVDAVRAVWPDELPLFFRTSATDWLSENPADPREGWTGEDTVRLAKELQARGVDLMDVSTGGLVADAEIKPAPGYQVPFAARVRDEAGISAAAVGLILEPAQAEEIVSSGRADAVMLGRQLLREPYWAHRAAEELGEQPQWPDQYGYAVARRKAG from the coding sequence GTGAGTGCCCTGTTCACGCCGTTCACGTTGCGGTCGTTGGAGATCCCCAACCGCGTGTGGATGTCGCCGATGTGCATGTACTCCGCCGCTGCCGACGGGGAGGACGTCGGTGCGCCGACGGACTTCCACCTCGCGCACCTGGCTTCCCGGGCCGTGGGCGGAGCGGGCCTGGTGGTGGTGGAGGCCACGGGGGTGCGGGCCGACGGCCGCATCAGCCCCTGGGACCTCGGCCTCTGGAACGACCGCCAGCAGCAGGCGTTCACCCGCGTCACCGACGCGATCCGCTCCCACGGCTCGGTGCCGGCCATCCAGCTCGCCCACGCCGGCCGCAAGGCCTCGGTCGACAAGCCGTGGCGGGGGAACCAGCCTCTGTCCGAGGACGGCGGGGGCTGGCAGCCCGTCGGGCCCAGCGCGGAGCCCTTCGCCCACCACCCCGTGCCGCACGAGCTGACCGCGGAGGAGATCCAGCAGCTGGTGCGCGACTTCGCCGAGTCGGCCCGGCGCGCGCTGGCCGCGGGCTTCCAGGTGGTCGAGCTGCACGGCGCCCACGGCTACCTGATCCACTCGTTCCTGTCGCCGGTGTCCAACAAGCGCACCGACGCCTACGGGGGATCGCTGGAGAACCGGCTGCGCTTCCCGCTGGAGGTCGTCGACGCCGTGCGGGCGGTGTGGCCGGACGAGCTGCCCCTCTTCTTCCGCACCTCGGCCACGGACTGGCTGAGCGAGAACCCCGCCGACCCGCGCGAGGGCTGGACCGGCGAGGACACCGTCCGCCTGGCCAAGGAGCTGCAGGCGCGCGGGGTGGACCTGATGGACGTGTCCACCGGCGGCCTGGTCGCCGACGCCGAGATCAAGCCCGCTCCCGGCTACCAGGTGCCGTTCGCCGCCCGGGTCCGCGACGAGGCCGGCATCTCCGCGGCGGCGGTGGGCCTGATCCTGGAGCCCGCGCAGGCCGAGGAGATCGTCTCCTCCGGTCGGGCGGACGCGGTCATGCTCGGTCGCCAGCTCCTGCGCGAGCCCTACTGGGCGCACCGCGCCGCCGAGGAGCTCGGTGAGCAGCCGCAGTGGCCCGACCAGTACGGCTACGCCGTCGCCCGCCGCAAGGCCGGCTGA
- a CDS encoding ArsR/SmtB family transcription factor, translated as MSATERATTSGRRLAHPEREEIRLEAVLHALADPVRLRIVRELADGHSEMACIAFSLPVSKSTSTHHFRVLREAGVIRQHYEGTSRMSRLRQDDLDALFPGLLTAVLQAHRRSQHPA; from the coding sequence ATGTCCGCCACCGAGCGAGCCACCACGTCCGGTCGCCGGCTGGCCCACCCCGAACGGGAGGAGATCCGCCTGGAGGCCGTCCTGCACGCGCTGGCCGACCCCGTGCGCCTGCGGATCGTGCGGGAGCTGGCCGACGGGCACAGCGAGATGGCCTGCATCGCCTTCTCCCTGCCGGTGAGCAAGTCGACCTCCACCCACCACTTCCGGGTGCTGCGCGAGGCCGGCGTCATCCGCCAGCACTACGAGGGGACCTCGCGGATGAGCCGGCTGCGCCAGGACGACCTCGACGCGCTGTTCCCGGGACTCCTCACGGCCGTCCTGCAAGCGCACCGGCGGTCGCAGCACCCGGCATGA
- the ilvA gene encoding threonine ammonia-lyase IlvA, with product MSEVSESGVVGAPDVEAAAGRFAGVIGPSPLHRSERLSERYGLDVWLKREDQLAVRSYKARGAYNLIAQLSPEERERGVVCASAGNHGQGVALACASLGVRARVYLPRTTPRQKRDKVRSFGGEHVRMIVEGDTYDDAAAAAKQYSYSSGATLIPAFDDPRTIAGQGTVVREVVEQLGRTPDAVVVPVGGGGLLAGTIAWLRETHPEVRIIGAEPAGAASMALALDAGRPETMTDIDPFVDGAAVRTVGAHTYAITASRKPRMVAVPEGRICVEMLDLYQSDGIISEPAGALAAAALDSGLGLEPGATVVCVLSGGNNDVSRYAEIVERALVFQGRKHYFLVEFPQEPGALRGFLDDVLGPDDDITLFEYVKRNNRETGPALVGIELGAPEDLEPLLRRMEKVPHRVERVPPDSPLFTFLV from the coding sequence GTGAGCGAGGTCAGCGAGTCCGGTGTGGTGGGCGCTCCGGACGTGGAGGCGGCGGCCGGCCGGTTCGCGGGCGTGATCGGGCCGAGCCCGCTGCACCGCAGCGAGCGGCTGTCCGAGCGGTACGGACTGGACGTCTGGCTCAAGCGCGAGGACCAGCTCGCCGTGCGTTCGTACAAGGCGCGCGGCGCCTACAACCTCATCGCCCAGCTCTCGCCCGAGGAGCGCGAGCGCGGCGTGGTCTGCGCCAGCGCGGGCAACCACGGTCAGGGGGTGGCCCTGGCGTGCGCCTCGCTGGGCGTGCGCGCCCGGGTCTACCTGCCGAGGACGACGCCGCGGCAGAAGCGCGACAAGGTCCGCTCGTTCGGCGGCGAGCACGTGCGGATGATCGTCGAGGGCGACACCTACGACGACGCCGCGGCGGCGGCCAAGCAGTACTCCTACTCGTCGGGAGCCACGTTGATCCCGGCCTTCGACGATCCGCGCACGATCGCGGGACAGGGCACCGTGGTCCGGGAGGTCGTCGAGCAGCTCGGCCGCACCCCGGACGCGGTGGTGGTCCCGGTCGGCGGCGGCGGGTTGCTCGCGGGCACCATCGCCTGGCTGCGCGAGACCCACCCGGAGGTGCGGATCATCGGCGCGGAACCCGCGGGCGCGGCCAGCATGGCCCTCGCGCTGGACGCCGGGCGCCCGGAGACGATGACCGACATCGACCCGTTCGTCGACGGCGCCGCGGTGCGCACGGTCGGCGCCCACACCTATGCGATCACCGCGTCGCGGAAGCCTCGGATGGTCGCCGTGCCCGAGGGTCGCATCTGCGTGGAGATGCTCGACCTGTACCAGTCCGACGGCATCATCAGCGAACCCGCGGGCGCGCTGGCCGCGGCGGCGCTGGACTCCGGCCTCGGTCTCGAACCGGGCGCGACGGTGGTCTGCGTGCTCTCCGGCGGCAACAACGACGTCAGCCGCTACGCCGAGATCGTCGAGCGGGCGCTGGTGTTCCAGGGCCGCAAGCACTACTTCCTGGTGGAGTTCCCGCAGGAGCCGGGTGCCCTGCGCGGGTTCCTCGACGACGTGCTCGGCCCGGACGACGACATCACCCTGTTCGAGTACGTCAAGCGCAACAACCGCGAAACCGGTCCGGCGCTGGTCGGCATCGAACTCGGCGCACCCGAGGATCTCGAGCCCCTCCTGCGGCGGATGGAGAAGGTCCCGCACCGCGTCGAGCGCGTGCCACCGGACAGCCCGCTGTTCACGTTCCTCGTGTGA